A genome region from Syntrophaceae bacterium includes the following:
- a CDS encoding alpha helicase, protein MKNVLELAGKRVQLRKAASTHGGEWQGPCPGCGGKDRFHVWPNQREGGSYWCRPGKGCGKYGDNIQFLIDFEGMTFRQACNELRIDVPERPAGWRPDVPRPKPAFNPETSAAPGEIWQERAETFIAWAQGHLEKNAEALAWLAARGIDAGTAADYRLGWNPGEDGRDIYRARSAWGLAEERRDDGKPKALWIPVGLVIPYIRDGVIHRIRIRRPEADRRYIVLPGSSKSVMLLGRDRRAFVVVESELDAIAVMANNRLAGAVGLGSVSAKPDAEAVEVLRGALQILVSIDYDDPGAKATAWWKEHFSRCDRWPVPQGKDPGEAFAMGTDLDRWILAGLPPALTIEEPAAKKAAAPERKGTAGETRPTSGGILSAQLPAAVMELRELLRKNPGVRIINTPERFAVLRDGKYVGGRINHLVFQDPQVRDYILGHPAGEISWENLIP, encoded by the coding sequence ATGAAAAACGTCCTGGAGCTGGCCGGCAAGCGGGTGCAACTTCGCAAGGCCGCTTCCACCCACGGCGGGGAGTGGCAGGGCCCATGCCCGGGCTGCGGCGGGAAGGACCGCTTTCACGTCTGGCCGAACCAGCGCGAGGGCGGAAGCTACTGGTGCCGGCCCGGGAAGGGCTGCGGGAAGTACGGCGACAACATCCAGTTTCTGATCGATTTCGAGGGAATGACCTTCCGGCAGGCCTGCAACGAGCTCCGGATCGACGTGCCCGAGCGGCCGGCCGGGTGGCGTCCGGACGTGCCGAGGCCGAAGCCGGCGTTCAATCCGGAGACATCCGCGGCCCCCGGAGAGATCTGGCAGGAGCGCGCCGAGACATTCATTGCCTGGGCCCAGGGGCATCTCGAGAAGAACGCCGAGGCCCTCGCCTGGCTGGCGGCCCGTGGCATCGACGCCGGCACCGCGGCCGACTACCGCCTCGGGTGGAACCCCGGCGAGGACGGCAGGGACATCTACCGGGCCCGCAGCGCCTGGGGCCTTGCAGAGGAGCGCCGCGACGACGGCAAGCCAAAGGCGCTCTGGATCCCCGTGGGGCTTGTAATCCCCTACATCCGCGACGGGGTCATCCATCGAATACGGATCCGCCGCCCCGAGGCCGATCGCCGGTATATCGTCCTGCCGGGATCCTCGAAGTCCGTCATGCTTCTGGGCAGGGATCGCCGCGCATTCGTCGTTGTCGAAAGCGAGCTGGATGCCATTGCCGTGATGGCCAACAACCGGCTCGCCGGCGCCGTGGGGCTGGGTTCGGTCTCTGCCAAGCCGGACGCCGAGGCCGTCGAGGTCCTCCGCGGGGCCCTGCAGATCCTCGTTTCGATCGATTACGACGATCCGGGTGCGAAGGCCACAGCCTGGTGGAAGGAACACTTCAGCCGCTGCGACCGCTGGCCCGTGCCCCAGGGGAAGGACCCCGGCGAGGCGTTCGCGATGGGGACGGACCTTGACCGATGGATTCTGGCAGGGCTGCCGCCGGCGCTGACCATCGAGGAACCAGCCGCGAAGAAAGCCGCGGCGCCCGAGAGGAAAGGGACCGCCGGAGAGACAAGACCGACATCCGGCGGGATCCTCTCGGCCCAGCTTCCGGCGGCGGTGATGGAGCTGCGCGAGCTGCTGCGCAAGAACCCGGGCGTGCGCATCATCAACACGCCGGAGCGATTCGCCGTCCTGCGGGACGGCAAGTACGTCGGCGGGCGGATCAACCACCTGGTCTTTCAGGACCCGCAGGTGCGGGACTACATCCTGGGGCACCCGGCCGGCGAGATCAGCTGGGAGAACCTGATCCCATGA
- a CDS encoding helix-turn-helix domain-containing protein codes for MEMNGPPKSRMILITAQAIADYIGISKPSLYDLVREGLPVAIIGRRMVAHAQNIEEFMQRRTRGRLTEVPPDAE; via the coding sequence ATGGAGATGAACGGCCCCCCGAAGAGCCGGATGATCCTCATCACGGCGCAGGCCATCGCGGACTACATCGGCATCTCGAAGCCGTCGCTCTACGATCTCGTGCGGGAAGGCCTGCCCGTCGCCATCATCGGCCGGCGCATGGTCGCCCACGCCCAGAACATCGAGGAGTTCATGCAGAGACGGACACGCGGGAGGCTGACCGAGGTGCCCCCGGATGCGGAATAA
- a CDS encoding DNA primase: protein MTDRDDEIRRQVQERVAREAATVPPEEHPGLSSQFIQECLFANEQGDGVLYATLFRDRFLYCKNTMEWYEWQGHSWKRDIMNRSLAAVEELVACYMAEYKALGGTIADLTADAEADNSKQIRRLSELQKQLLKRVSQLRADKRRTACLKFAHTIDNPLAIAGEEFDNKPMLFPCANGVIDLETGRLHDGRPGDYLSLSSPVPFLGIDEPAPLWERSIREIFNGNEDLIAYVQRLFGYAMTGLVHEKVFPVLYGRTGWNGRSLIVERIAYCMGDLAGSIPAEMLLSTKFVKGAAGPSPDIMGLKGIRFAYASEVDEGHRFSASRIKWLTGKDTLVGRNPHDKYQTRFTPTHKLFLMTNTQPQAPPNDKAFWERLHLIPFTVSFVTREPQETHERPAIKDLDQQLAKEYPGILSWLVRGCLLYQKHGLRPPREVTEATELYRRNEDLLADFIDECCVREPGAKEKSSALYARFVDWYHDNIGKNEPSGTWFGKQLSQKYEKNKSEGVVMYHGIALAGNQGGLEG, encoded by the coding sequence GTGACCGACAGGGATGACGAGATCCGCAGACAGGTTCAGGAGAGGGTAGCCCGGGAGGCCGCGACGGTGCCGCCGGAAGAGCACCCAGGGCTTTCCAGCCAATTCATCCAGGAATGCCTCTTCGCAAACGAGCAGGGCGACGGCGTGCTCTACGCGACCCTGTTTCGCGATCGGTTCCTGTACTGCAAGAATACCATGGAATGGTACGAATGGCAGGGCCACTCCTGGAAGCGCGACATCATGAACCGATCGCTGGCCGCCGTCGAGGAGCTGGTGGCCTGTTATATGGCGGAATATAAGGCCCTGGGCGGGACAATCGCCGACCTCACGGCCGATGCGGAGGCGGACAACTCGAAGCAGATCAGGCGGCTCTCGGAGTTGCAGAAGCAGCTGCTCAAGCGGGTCAGCCAGCTGCGGGCGGACAAGCGCCGCACGGCGTGCCTGAAATTCGCGCACACGATCGACAACCCGCTGGCCATCGCCGGGGAGGAGTTTGACAACAAGCCCATGCTGTTCCCTTGCGCAAACGGAGTGATCGATCTCGAGACGGGGCGACTGCATGATGGCCGCCCCGGCGACTACCTGTCTCTGTCCAGCCCGGTGCCCTTCCTGGGCATCGATGAGCCGGCGCCGCTCTGGGAGCGGTCCATCCGCGAGATCTTCAACGGCAACGAGGATCTTATCGCGTATGTCCAGCGGCTCTTCGGGTATGCCATGACGGGACTCGTGCACGAAAAGGTTTTTCCCGTGCTCTATGGCCGGACCGGGTGGAACGGCCGCAGCCTCATCGTCGAGCGGATCGCATATTGTATGGGGGACCTGGCCGGATCGATCCCTGCCGAGATGCTGCTCTCGACAAAATTCGTGAAGGGCGCCGCCGGGCCTTCGCCGGACATCATGGGGCTCAAGGGGATCCGTTTTGCCTATGCGTCCGAGGTGGACGAGGGGCACCGGTTCTCGGCCTCGAGGATCAAGTGGCTCACCGGCAAGGACACCCTGGTCGGCCGCAACCCGCACGACAAGTACCAGACGCGCTTCACCCCCACGCACAAGCTGTTCCTGATGACCAACACGCAGCCCCAGGCGCCGCCGAACGACAAGGCCTTCTGGGAGCGGCTGCACCTGATCCCTTTCACGGTCTCCTTTGTCACCAGGGAGCCGCAGGAGACGCACGAGCGGCCGGCCATCAAGGACCTGGACCAGCAGCTCGCAAAGGAGTACCCCGGAATCCTGTCCTGGCTCGTGCGCGGCTGCCTGCTTTACCAGAAGCACGGCCTGAGACCGCCCCGGGAGGTAACGGAGGCCACGGAGCTTTACCGCCGCAACGAGGACCTGCTGGCCGACTTCATCGACGAGTGCTGCGTCCGCGAGCCCGGGGCCAAGGAGAAGAGCTCGGCGCTCTACGCCCGCTTCGTCGACTGGTATCACGACAACATCGGGAAGAACGAGCCCAGCGGCACCTGGTTCGGAAAACAGCTCTCGCAGAAGTACGAGAAGAACAAGTCCGAGGGCGTCGTCATGTATCACGGCATCGCCCTGGCCGGCAATCAGGGAGGGTTGGAGGGTTAA
- a CDS encoding terminase, with product MATVIRIPRSKPWIPDALRHAAGRLRYRVSFSESERKVFRKHKRIPVSSWAERYRHVTMSVLPGRWKNEITPYLSGIMDASWFPTVQEVVICKAPQVGGTEAVLNCLAYAIDRDPGAALVLYPDELTAKENNQDRIQPMIKGSPRLRSYMTGVDDDASSLRINLQHMVIYMAWARSAPRLANKPIRFLICDEVDKYVDTAGRRETDPISLAEARTITYRFSRKIWKLSTPTTETGNITRALAAVQTVFDYWVCCPACGAGQKMEFKQVKWPRAAEPGPDGRIHSEDPAVIEAGKLAWYECPHCLAQWNDYDRDAAVRAGGWRARSDDRPMKDVLREQRPVKIGFHIPSWLSTFVSLSTVAAAFLRSLSDINAFKDFHNKHLAEPWKLTVIAGNEAQILAARCPLPAQTVPEEAVALTAGVDVQKSGFWFVVKAWAASGTSWTIHYGFLSTWEEVEHLLFETAYPVAGTERTMRIFRACVDTGGGEKYEDMTMTDETYLWLIRNRGRGGVALWGTKGSSSSLPGMLRIGNEVLSTSRGRKLPAGLRILSVDTEKAKDQLHYRLQLAAKPETRSLPGAAFLHADTGPDYVAQILAEEKRRNEKGHEEWVNVHGRPNHLLDAEILAAACVEMEFPGGGLRLVTAASRKPQQHEPVRPSAASGWMTRPAGGWLRR from the coding sequence ATGGCAACCGTCATCCGCATCCCCCGCTCAAAACCCTGGATCCCGGACGCGCTTCGGCATGCCGCAGGCCGTCTGCGCTACAGGGTCTCTTTCAGCGAGTCGGAGCGCAAGGTCTTCCGCAAGCACAAGCGGATCCCGGTGTCGAGCTGGGCCGAGCGCTATCGCCACGTCACCATGTCCGTATTGCCGGGCCGATGGAAGAACGAGATCACGCCGTACCTCTCCGGCATCATGGACGCTTCATGGTTCCCGACCGTCCAGGAGGTCGTGATCTGCAAGGCCCCGCAGGTAGGCGGCACCGAGGCCGTCCTCAACTGCCTCGCCTACGCCATCGACCGAGACCCCGGCGCGGCCCTGGTCCTCTACCCGGACGAGCTGACGGCAAAGGAGAACAACCAGGACCGCATCCAGCCCATGATCAAGGGCAGCCCGCGGCTGCGCTCCTACATGACGGGCGTGGATGACGACGCCTCGTCGCTGCGCATCAACCTGCAGCACATGGTCATCTACATGGCCTGGGCCCGCAGCGCGCCGCGGCTGGCCAACAAACCGATCCGCTTCCTCATCTGCGACGAGGTCGACAAGTACGTCGACACGGCCGGCAGGCGGGAGACCGATCCCATCTCTCTGGCCGAGGCGCGGACGATCACGTACCGCTTCAGCCGCAAGATCTGGAAACTCTCGACGCCCACGACGGAGACTGGAAACATCACGAGGGCCCTGGCCGCCGTCCAGACCGTCTTCGATTACTGGGTGTGCTGCCCGGCCTGCGGCGCCGGCCAGAAGATGGAATTCAAGCAGGTCAAGTGGCCGCGGGCTGCCGAGCCGGGTCCGGACGGCCGGATCCACTCCGAGGACCCGGCCGTCATCGAGGCGGGCAAGCTCGCCTGGTACGAGTGCCCGCACTGCCTGGCGCAGTGGAACGACTACGACCGCGACGCGGCCGTTCGCGCCGGCGGCTGGAGGGCCCGTTCCGACGACCGCCCGATGAAGGACGTGTTGCGGGAACAGCGCCCCGTGAAGATCGGCTTCCATATCCCGTCGTGGCTCTCCACCTTCGTGAGCCTCTCCACCGTTGCGGCGGCGTTTCTCCGGAGCCTCTCCGACATCAACGCCTTCAAGGATTTCCACAACAAGCACCTGGCGGAGCCCTGGAAGCTGACGGTCATCGCGGGAAACGAGGCGCAGATCCTGGCCGCGCGCTGCCCGCTGCCGGCGCAGACCGTGCCCGAGGAAGCCGTCGCGCTGACGGCGGGCGTGGACGTGCAGAAGAGCGGGTTCTGGTTCGTCGTGAAGGCCTGGGCGGCAAGCGGAACCAGCTGGACCATCCATTACGGGTTCCTCTCGACCTGGGAAGAGGTGGAGCATCTTTTATTCGAGACAGCCTATCCGGTGGCCGGCACCGAGCGCACCATGCGGATCTTCCGGGCCTGCGTCGATACGGGCGGCGGGGAAAAGTATGAAGACATGACGATGACGGACGAAACCTACCTGTGGCTGATCAGGAACCGCGGCCGCGGCGGTGTCGCCCTCTGGGGAACGAAGGGCTCGAGTTCGTCTTTGCCCGGGATGCTCAGGATAGGCAACGAGGTCCTGTCGACATCGCGGGGCAGGAAGCTGCCCGCCGGCCTGCGGATCCTCTCCGTGGACACGGAGAAGGCGAAGGACCAGCTCCACTATCGGCTGCAGCTCGCGGCCAAGCCGGAGACGCGGTCGCTGCCCGGCGCGGCATTTCTGCATGCCGACACCGGGCCGGACTATGTGGCGCAGATCCTGGCCGAGGAGAAGCGGCGCAACGAAAAAGGCCACGAGGAGTGGGTGAACGTCCATGGGCGTCCGAATCATCTGCTCGACGCCGAGATCCTGGCGGCCGCATGCGTGGAGATGGAGTTCCCCGGCGGAGGCCTGCGGCTCGTCACGGCCGCCTCGAGAAAGCCGCAGCAACACGAACCGGTGCGTCCGTCTGCGGCCTCCGGGTGGATGACGCGGCCGGCGGGCGGCTGGCTGAGGAGATGA
- a CDS encoding ParB/RepB/Spo0J family partition protein: protein MTANDFREIELSKLKPNPWNPRSDEDFRGSDFEELVASVRAKGVLSPILVRPVKNHYEIIFGERRFRASCVVAKENGGMAMATIPAMVREMSDDDAFDACLIENLQRKDLTELQEANTFKTWVDRRAKKDRKADVIQDLAERTGKGARYIRRRIAILALPPEVLKAWDKGEITIGHCEQLTRLTDKKQILDYLSNCTDRFDPLTVSELRYGIDSLAVPMKKPWFDMAKAGCNTCQKNTDVQRELLFGDEMEQMRFGSCLDPQCYERRQREALVAGWDEKFRKKWGTNGFRFERDFQFITEWGKFNGKRGAYWKDVAEKCLSCEHFVTIMEASGIPAWEQACADIACYQKLKKPVQPSRQQRSSGPDRVAPGSSGDSSPQAPMTEEGPGRVENPAPRASWHGRHFREEFFKEVMPSWISNLEPDSDRCLRIVLVGILNSNFTALEYFRKMEMTSVVPSRWGRYHFEAADWKFIEGMDAAALRTALKALGGYIAMQTDKTSHETRCAIAAHLGIDLARDWRINQDYLNKKTKAEILAFGEQLGIFADPKAEAFLKNVLGKRKFSALKKSELDRVILESGVDLTGKVPAEILDMNADRGMHDELDRCPRDANGLCGYMRRRTCPHQGEMLCCEECPDIGDGYKCSGACPVPNGAAVCRVCGCTDEYGCDGGCSWVEENLCSACQDKDDANDD, encoded by the coding sequence CTTCAGGGAAATCGAGCTTTCCAAGCTCAAGCCCAACCCCTGGAATCCACGAAGCGATGAGGATTTCCGGGGATCGGACTTCGAGGAGCTCGTGGCCAGCGTGCGCGCCAAGGGCGTCCTGTCGCCCATTCTGGTGCGGCCCGTCAAGAATCACTACGAAATCATCTTCGGCGAGCGCCGCTTCCGCGCCTCCTGCGTCGTCGCCAAGGAGAACGGCGGCATGGCGATGGCGACAATCCCGGCCATGGTGCGCGAGATGTCAGACGATGACGCCTTCGATGCATGCCTCATCGAGAACCTGCAGCGAAAGGATCTGACCGAACTCCAGGAGGCCAACACATTTAAGACCTGGGTGGATCGCCGGGCGAAGAAGGACCGCAAGGCCGACGTCATCCAGGACCTGGCCGAACGCACCGGCAAGGGAGCCCGCTACATCCGCCGGCGCATTGCGATCCTTGCGCTGCCCCCCGAGGTCCTCAAGGCCTGGGACAAGGGAGAGATCACGATCGGCCACTGCGAGCAGCTCACCCGCCTGACCGACAAAAAACAAATTCTCGATTACCTATCAAATTGCACCGACCGTTTTGATCCGCTGACAGTCTCGGAGCTGCGCTACGGGATCGACTCTCTGGCCGTCCCCATGAAGAAGCCTTGGTTCGATATGGCCAAGGCTGGCTGCAATACCTGTCAGAAGAATACCGATGTCCAGAGGGAGTTGCTCTTCGGAGACGAGATGGAGCAGATGCGCTTTGGTTCGTGCCTCGACCCGCAATGCTACGAAAGACGCCAGCGCGAGGCCCTGGTTGCCGGCTGGGACGAGAAGTTCCGAAAGAAATGGGGCACCAACGGCTTCCGGTTTGAGAGAGACTTTCAGTTCATCACCGAGTGGGGAAAATTCAACGGCAAGCGCGGCGCGTACTGGAAGGACGTCGCCGAGAAATGCCTTTCCTGCGAGCACTTCGTCACGATCATGGAAGCCTCGGGCATCCCCGCTTGGGAGCAGGCCTGCGCCGATATCGCCTGCTACCAAAAACTGAAGAAGCCAGTCCAGCCGTCTCGGCAGCAGCGCAGCTCCGGCCCCGACCGAGTGGCCCCGGGTTCATCGGGCGATTCCTCTCCCCAGGCTCCCATGACGGAAGAAGGTCCCGGCAGGGTCGAAAATCCCGCACCCCGCGCTTCTTGGCATGGAAGGCACTTCCGCGAGGAGTTTTTCAAGGAAGTCATGCCGAGCTGGATTTCGAATCTCGAGCCCGACAGCGACCGGTGCCTTCGAATTGTCCTGGTCGGGATCCTCAATAGCAATTTTACCGCCCTGGAATACTTCCGCAAGATGGAGATGACGAGCGTCGTACCCTCCCGATGGGGCCGTTACCATTTCGAGGCGGCCGACTGGAAATTCATCGAGGGGATGGACGCCGCGGCCCTCCGAACGGCCCTGAAGGCCTTGGGTGGCTATATCGCCATGCAGACGGACAAGACCTCGCACGAGACCCGCTGCGCCATCGCCGCCCATTTGGGCATCGATCTGGCCCGCGACTGGCGCATCAATCAGGATTATCTCAACAAGAAGACGAAGGCGGAGATCCTGGCCTTCGGCGAGCAGCTGGGGATCTTCGCCGACCCGAAGGCCGAGGCTTTCCTGAAGAACGTCCTGGGAAAGCGGAAATTCAGCGCCCTGAAAAAGTCCGAGCTCGACCGCGTGATCCTCGAGAGCGGTGTTGACCTAACCGGGAAAGTACCAGCCGAGATTCTGGACATGAATGCCGATCGCGGAATGCATGATGAGTTGGATCGTTGTCCGCGTGACGCCAACGGGCTATGCGGCTACATGCGCCGCCGGACTTGCCCCCATCAGGGTGAGATGCTGTGCTGCGAGGAATGCCCGGATATCGGGGACGGATACAAATGTTCCGGTGCATGTCCGGTACCCAACGGAGCTGCCGTCTGCCGCGTCTGCGGTTGCACCGATGAGTATGGCTGCGACGGCGGCTGCTCCTGGGTCGAGGAGAACCTCTGCTCCGCCTGCCAAGACAAGGATGATGCAAATGATGACTGA